Proteins encoded together in one Impatiens glandulifera chromosome 1, dImpGla2.1, whole genome shotgun sequence window:
- the LOC124919188 gene encoding translation initiation factor IF-2, whose protein sequence is MRPSLGKISSASASLSNGTIRCLISPFSTSSSGRGSGRGSPSPTNPFTVSNDDLKAEEIPLQAGIGHGRGIRPPPTPSFASDAPNRGIGRGRGFVPLHPSQPIPPPSVQSTNEPSGPPKRLTFAFNDDSRLPITGAGRGRPVLPVAPEEEKPKQEENRHLRQRQRQASEGSRPVVSSPIRSAAPNSREDAAKRAGEILSSGGGGGRGEGRGRGGGRGRGARGRGRGRNDWARGRRNNDGKGQDEDDNFGSGLHLGDDADGEKMAQKFGPDFMGKLEEAFDEMSNTVLPSPMQDAYLEALDTNYSIECEPEYLMEDFGTNPDIDETPPISLQEALEKMKPFLMAYEGIKDQAEWEEIVAETMKNVPLMKEIVDHYSGPDRVTAKKQNEELERVAKTLPQSAHASVKRFTDRAVLSLQSNPSWGFDKKCQFMDKLVWEVSQQYK, encoded by the exons ATGAGACCAAGCTTGGGGAAGATCTCCAGCGCCTCTGCTTCATTAAGCAATGGCACAATTCGTTGCTTGATATCTCCATTCTCCACTTCATCTAGCGGCAGAGGCAGTGGAAGAGGTTCCCCTTCACCTACTAATCCTTTCACCGTCTCAAATGACGATCTTAAAGCCGAAGAAATCCCTTTACAAGCTGGAATAGGTCATGGTCGTGGTATCCGTCCTCCCCCAACCCCTTCTTTCGCTTCCGATGCTCCTAATCGTGGCATTGGTCGCGGTCGAGGTTTTGTCCCTCTTCATCCGTCCCAACCAATCCCACCACCGAGTGTCCAATCGACAAACGAACCTTCGGGTCCTCCCAAAAGACTTACTTTTGCCTTCAATGACGATTCTCGTCTTCCCATAACCGGAGCTGGGCGTGGGAGGCCTGTGCTACCAGTGGCTCCAGAGGAGGAGAAGCCTAAGCAAGAAGAGAACCGACATCTAAGACAACGCCAACGACAGGCTAGCGAAGGCAGTAGACCTGTAGTGTCTTCTCCGATTAGAAGTGCAGCACCGAATTCTAGGGAGGATGCTGCGAAGAGGGCGGGTGAAATATTGTCTAGTGGCGGTGGTGGTGGTCGTGGAGAGGGGAGAGGTAGAGGTGGTGGTAGAGGAAGGGGAGCGAGAGGCAGAGGGAGAGGAAGGAACGATTGGGCAAGGGGTCGCAGAAATAATGATGGAAAGGGTCAAGATGAGGATGATAATTTTGGTTCTGGACTTCATCTTGGTGATGATGCAGATGGGGAGAAAATGGCTCAGAAGTTTGGGCCAGATTTTATGGGGAAACTGGAGGAAGCCTTTGATGAGATGAGTAACACTGTTTTGCCTTCTCCAATGCAGGATGCTTATTTGGAAGCCCTTGATACAAATTACTCA ATCGAGTGTGAACCAGAGTACTTGATGGAGGACTTTGGCACCAATCCAGATATCGATGAGACGCCTCCCATTTCTTTGCAGGAAGCACTTGAAAAGATGAAACCGTTCTTGATGGCCTATGAAGGAATTAAAGACCAAGCAGAATGGGAG GAAATTGTTGCAGAAACTATGAAGAATGTGCCTCTGATGAAAGAGATCGTGGATCATTATAGTGGACCTGATAGAGTTACAGCTAAGAAACAAAATGAAGAGCTGGAAAGGGTGGCTAAAACTTTACCTCAAAGTGCACATGCTTCAGTAAAACGGTTTACTGACCGTGCTGTTCTTTCCCTTCAG AGCAACCCAAGTTGGGGATTCGACAAAAAATGCCAGTTCATGGATAAATTGGTCTGGGAGGTTTCACAACAGTATAAATGA
- the LOC124919189 gene encoding U-box domain-containing protein 35-like gives MWLPNQKATTGGGPGVVGNVERKSGGNGLVAVAIDRDKGSQQALKWAIDNLLLKGQTVILIHVLNSRSAASSFSAPSGMIASNGDVPAHRQQVIDKQTKELFLTFHCFCTRKDVQSLDVVLEDTDIAKGLVEYISYAAIENLVLGSPSRHGFIRRFKMSDVPTNVSKGATDFCTVYVISSKGKISSVRNASRPAPFTSPLHGQIQTQTPPDANAASANRTSFEHSKSRHNFSIKGDKTPRKQWSSQTDSDFIRSPFGRAGMGYSNSSNPTGGRYPGDFSEMSEATDISFVSSSRPSTSDRTSISVYDIDYASARTSSEYSFGSLRQGGGPLLKLPIDPGMMGFPSEFSCSSIESGRNSTSSTGGGMVALDDVEVEMRRLKLELKQTMELYSTACKEALTAKEKASELHHWRLDEERRLQEARMSEEAALAMAEKEKAKCKVAMENAEASRRIAELESKKRLTAERKALMDQDNKQTGKGNNNLLANSSCRRYSIEEIESATEFFKASRKIGEGGYGPVYHCYLDHTPVAVKVLRSDAAQGRQQFQQEVEVLSCMRHPNMVLLLGACPEYGCLVYEYMANGSLEDRLFRKGNTPPISWQLRFRIAMEIATGLLFLHQTKPEPLVHRDLKPANILLDHNYVSKISDVGLARLVPPSVADDVTQYHVTSAAGTFCFIDPEYQQTGMLGVKSDVYSLGVLLLQLLTAKPAMGLAHHVGRAIEKGTFAEMLDPVVNDWPVDEALCMAKIAIQCAELRRKDRPDLGKIVLPEFQRLRGFADQHQPQQHLMALYGSSTPPPSAGPSPNHSLADSGSAAQDVICGEADE, from the exons ATGTGGCTCCCGAACCAGAAGGCGACAACAGGAGGAGGACCAGGTGTAGTAGGCAACGTGGAGAGGAAATCGGGCGGGAACGGGCTGGTTGCTGTGGCCATCGACAGGGATAAGGGCAGCCAACAAGCTCTCAAATGGGCCATTGATAACCTCCTCTTGAAAGGCCAAACTGTCATACTAATTCACGTCTTAAACTCTAGATCTGCTGCATCCTCCTTTTCTGCTCCAt CTGGGATGATAGCATCTAATGGCGACGTACCAGCGCACAGGCAGCAAGTCATTGATAAGCAGACCAAAGAATTGTTTCTAACCTTCCATTGCTTCTGTACTCGCAAGGAT GTACAGAGCCTTGATGTAGTACTAGAAGATACAGATATTGCTAAAGGATTGGTAGAATACATCTCTTATGCCGCAATCGAGAATTTAGTTCTCGGTTCACCATCGCGCCATGGATTCATCAG AAGATTCAAGATGTCTGATGTTCCAACAAACGTATCGAAAGGAGCCACAGATTTCTGCACCGTTTATGTTATCTCCTCCAAAGGCAAGATTTCATCTGTACGCAATGCATCACGTCCCGCCCCTTTCACTTCTCCTCTCCATGGTCAAATTCAAACGCAAACTCCCCCGGACGCCAATGCAGCCTCTGCGAATAGGACTTCCTTTGAGCATTCAAAATCCCGGCACAATTTTAGTATCAAAG GAGATAAAACTCCTCGTAAACAATGGAGTTCTCAAACTGACAGCGATTTCATCAG GTCACCGTTTGGGAGAGCAGGAATGGGATACAGTAATAGTAGTAATCCAACTGGTGGAAGATATCCAGGTGATTTCTCTGAAATGTCAGAAGCAACAGACATATCTTTTGTGAGCTCGAGCAGGCCAAGCACATCCGATCGCACTTCAATTTCGGTGTATGACATTGACTATGCATCTGCTCGCACCAGTTCTGAATATAGCTTTGGCTCTCTACGCCAAGGCGGCGGTCCTTTGTTAAAGCTTCCTATCGACCCTGGCATGATGGGTTTTCCCTCCGAGTTCTCCTGTTCATCTATTGAAAGTGGAAGAAACTCCACTTCCTCCACAGGAGGCGGCATGGTTGCCTTG GATGATGTGGAAGTTGAAATGAGGCGGCTTAAGCTTGAACTAAAGCAAACCATGGAATTATATAGCACAGCTTGTAAGGAAGCTCTTACAGCGAAAGAGAAG GCATCTGAGTTACATCATTGGCGACTCGACGAAGAAAGGAGGTTACAGGAAGCTCGAATGTCAGAGGAAGCAGCTCTAGCGATGGCGGAGAAGGAGAAAGCGAAATGCAAAGTAGCAATGGAGAACGCAGAGGCATCTAGAAGGATTGCTGAACTTGAATCGAAAAAGAGGTTAACTGCAGAAAGAAAAGCCCTTATGGATCAAGACAATAAGCAAACAGGCAAAGGCAATAACAATCTATTAGCCAACTCCAGTTGCAGACGTTATTCAATTGAAGAGATTGAATCCGCTACAGAATTCTTCAAAGCCTCCCGAAAGATTGGGGAAGGGGGTTACGGCCCTGTCTACCATTGTTACCTCGATCATACCCCGGTTGCGGTCAAGGTTCTACGTTCAGACGCAGCCCAAGGGCGTCAACAGTTTCAGCAAGAAGTTGAAGTTCTTAGTTGTATGCGACACCCGAATATGGTATTACTGTTAGGAGCATGTCCTGAATACGGTTGCCTTGTTTACGAATACATGGCGAACGGAAGCTTAGAAGATAGACTCTTTCGTAAAGGTAACACCCCTCCGATTTCATGGCAACTCCGGTTCCGAATCGCGATGGAAATCGCGACGGGGCTGCTGTTCCTCCACCAAACGAAACCGGAGCCGTTAGTCCACCGGGACCTGAAACCGGCAAACATCCTCCTGGACCACAACTACGTGAGCAAGATAAGCGACGTGGGGCTGGCCCGTCTGGTTCCTCCTTCGGTGGCGGACGACGTGACCCAATATCACGTAACGTCGGCGGCGGGGACGTTCTGTTTCATCGACCCGGAGTATCAACAAACGGGGATGTTGGGAGTGAAATCGGACGTGTACTCACTTGGGGTTCTTCTATTGCAACTTCTGACTGCGAAACCGGCGATGGGTTTGGCTCATCACGTGGGGAGAGCTATAGAAAAAGGAACGTTTGCGGAGATGTTGGACCCGGTTGTGAACGATTGGCCGGTGGATGAGGCGTTGTGTATGGCGAAGATAGCGATTCAGTGTGCGGAGCTGAGGAGGAAAGATAGACCGGATTTAGGGAAGATAGTTTTGCCAGAGTTTCAAAGGTTAAGAGGGTTTGCAGATCAACAtcaacctcaacaacatttGATGGCTTTATATGGGTCTAGCACTCCTCCTCCTAGTGCCGGTCCTTCGCCAAATCACAGTCTGGCTGATTCTGGTTCTGCCGCCCAG GATGTGATTTGCGGGGAGGCTGATGAATGA
- the LOC124935205 gene encoding phospholipase A1-IIgamma-like — protein MAQATYDSYNSDDNSKIGGNCKHVMDELFSRVGLHKGRAKKKYIVTKYIFASACSWLFEKDTNWMGYVAVSTNEAANSSDHERRDIVVSWRGSHNVLEWMDDLEFWLKLAHLIFGKNIEDDEKFEVHSGFLIYIYLVCNNKSNFCKSAREQVLDKIIRLMNKYEDEEINVAVTGHSLGATLTTLSAVDIAQNIFNRPNTLVTAFAFASPCVGDSAFLVTAAALPNLRILRIDNRHDLVPNLTPCFVGFT, from the coding sequence ATGGCACAAGCAACTTACGATTCTTACAATTCTGATGACAACTCAAAAATCGGGGGAAACTGCAAGCATGTCATGGACGAGCTATTCTCTCGAGTTGGCCTTCACAAAGGTCGAGCCAAGAAGAAGTACATAGTAACAAAGTACATCTTCGCCTCCGCATGTTCTTGGCTATTCGAAAAGGACACAAACTGGATGGGTTATGTCGCGGTCTCCACAAATGAAGCAGCCAACTCATCCGACCATGAAAGAAGGGACATCGTCGTTTCATGGAGAGGATCGCACAATGTCTTGGAATGGATGGACGATTTAGAGTTTTGGCTCAAACTCGCACATTTAATATTTGGCAAGAATATTGAGGATGATGAAAAATTCGAGGTTCATTCAGGgtttttaatctatatatacCTTGTGTGTAATAACAAATCAAACTTTTGTAAGAGTGCAAGGGAACAAGTTCTCGACAAGATTATAAGACTGATGAACAAGTACGAGGACGAAGAAATCAATGTGGCCGTTACTGGACATAGTCTAGGAGCAACATTAACAACATTAAGTGCAGTCGATATTGCCCAAAACATCTTCAACCGACCAAACACACTCGTAACTGCCTTTGCTTTCGCAAGTCCATGTGTCGGAGATTCAGCCTTCTTAGTCACCGCCGCCGCCCTCCCCAATCTTCGAATCCTACGAATTGATAATCGCCACGACCTTGTCCCCAATTTAACTCCTTGTTTCGTGGGGTTCACATAG